GCCGATATTCATAGCTTTTCCCCGTCCATTTATCAAATCCACACAAAAACGCCCGCCTCACACACCGCGATATGCAGTGATACGTCCCGGATTCCCCATCATCAATGATTTCTCGTCTCGCTATCGTCATATTTTACCTCGTGTGTGAATACAATCACAACACCTCGAACTTGTCAAACATAAATTACGGATGTCCTTGTTTTTTTTCTGATGAGATGCTGGCAGTGGATAGAGCGCCTTCGCACGGGGTGTGATCACAAATAAAAAAAGAAAAGCACACATAAAATAATGTGTGCCTTTTATGGAATGTATAGAAGGACTTAATAAATTTCCGGCACAAACGTCTGATCTGATATGGGCGGACGTACATACGCGATTTCATCACGGCGCGGAGGTAATACAATGGGCTTAGGTGTTAAATCTTCATACTCAATACTGCTGAGCAGATGATGGATGCAGTTGAGTCTGGCACGTTTTTTGTCATCCGCTTCCACAACAAACCAAGGTGCCTGTTTAATATCGGTGTAAGAGAACATTTCGTCTTTTGCTTTTGAGTAGCTCAACCACTTTTCCCTTGCTTTCAAATCCATGGGACTCAATTTCCAACGCTTGGTAGGATCATCTATACGAGCCTGAAATCGTTTTTCCTGCTCTTCGTCACTGACTGAAAACCAATATTTTATGAGGATCACGCCCGACCTGATAATCATGCGTTCAAATTCGGGACAGCTGCGCAGAAATTCACTGTATTCCGCATCGGTGCAAAATCCCATCACATGCTCGACTCCCGCACGATTGTACCAGCTGCGGTCAAAGAGAATCATTTCGCCTGCGGCAGGCAGCGCATTTACGTAGCGCTGAAAATACCATTGTGTCTGCTCGCGCTCCGTAGGGGTTCCCAACGCCACAACGCGACAGATGCGGGGATTGAGGCATTCCGTGATGCGCTTAATCGTGCCGCCCTTTCCAGCCGCATCGCGACCCTCAAAAATAACGACGACTTTCAGCTTCTGCGCCTTGATCCATTCCTGTAATTTGACAAGTTCGATCTGCATTTTTCGCAGCTCTTTCTCGTAAAACTTCTTATCCAGTTTCTTGTCCTTTTTTGCAGTTAATTCAGGATTTTGAGATTTTTTCTCTTTCTTCCCCATAAGAAGACTCCTTATTTAGATAGGTGAACGCTCATTTCAAACACTGAAATGGAGCATAACGAATGATATGTCATGTGTAAAAAAAAATGTCAGATTCTCGCTTAAAAGTTGATTTCAATGCGACAGCCGCCATCGCAGCCGGACGTCATGATCACTTTCGCATGGATTAGTTCGGCACGGTAATGCATTATTTTAAGGCCGATGCCGGCATAGCCTGCCTCAGGATCGAAGCCATGGCCGTCATCTTCGATGTATAATCGTCCCCGGTCATTTTGAACATGTAATCCCACCTCAATCCGCGATGCGCCGCTATGCTTAATGGCATTATTTATCGCTTCCTGAGCCAAATGATACAGATGCACGGGCACCCCGTGCCGATGGCAGGCCTCGTACTTCGTGCAACAGAATTCGATGGGATGCTCCCACAATCGGCTCATCTCCAGGCATAAACTTCCCAGTGCATCAGGCAGCGTTTCCTCATCCAGTTCCACCGGACTCAACCCTTTTGCCATCCGACGGGTTTGCGTTTTAGCCTTTTTCAATAAATCGACAATGGTTCTCGCTTCGTCCGCACGATCTGCCGGCAACGTTCGAGCCAGCGCACTGGTCATAAGACTAATTCCCGTAAGCTGCTGCCCCAGTGAATCATGCAAATCCTGTCCAATGCGTCGCTTTTCCAACGTGCTGATTTCTAGAATTTCCTGCTGAAGACGCCGTCGCTCGGTAATTTCAGACTCCAGATTCGAATTGAGACATCGCAATTGAACGGTTTTTTCATCGACCAGCCGCTGAACTTGTTCTGTACGGCCGGCCAGGGCAAAAATCTGGTACGTAATCAATCCCGTCACGACCAGACCGCTGAATAACAGGATCCACGGCTGCAATGTGCGATGCATGGCTGTATAGGCCTGTGTCGGACGACAGACAACCAGCATCATCAGTTCGTTCATGTTGATTTCCTGACGATAGACAAGCGAACTGTTTGTGCTATGCAAAAAAGGCTCCACGTCATCAACATGTTCTGCATGCAGCAGAATCGGTTCTGTTCCGCTCCTGTCCAGAAACATCACTTCAAGGGGATCATCCGCATCCGTATACTCCAGTGCCCGTTCAATCACTTCCTTTGGATTCAGTGTGGAGAAGGCCACCCCCGTCATCCGTGCAAAGGATGATTGTATATGTACTCCGTTCATCGGAAGCTCTCTTTTTCCTATGGGAGCAAACACGAACCGCAAAAAATTACTCTGAATACCATCCATAATCACATCCCCCACAACAGGAGCCCCGGCTTCCGCCGCCGTTTCAAGGGCATGACGGTTACGAAACTGTGAATACAGGTTAAATCCAGTCAGAGACTTCTCCATGGGTGAGGGAACCACGTAACTGGCAGGAAAAATCGGATCGTCGGGCTCTGCATTGGAATCATCGACAGATCGCACTTTGTACCCGCCATGACCAATGCCGCTCATAGCCGCTTCAAAACGCGGCACATCCCGCGCCTCCACCCGCGGGGCCCAACCAAAAGAGCCGAGAATGCGCAGCTGATACGACATCCCTTTGCGTACAAATTCATCAAAGACTTCCGCCTTCACATCCACAGAGATACTGTGCAGATACCCTACCGACTCCAAGACATCAAAGTACGACTGAAATTCACGCTCCACCGTAGTGGTTAACTCGCGACACTGAGTAAAAAAATCATCATGAAGCAGCTGCGTTTCACTCGACAATCGCAGGTGACACATCATGATGCTCGCTACGATGCCTGCCAGTGCAGCCAGAGCTCCAAATATTTTTGCCGATGTGCTGGTTTTCATTTCAACTCGTTCCACGCATGACCGCAGCAATCTATTTAGGCGATGAAGATTCCGATGCATTAACGGAAATCAAACCGATGGCTGGATTGTAATCTATCTGGTATCCTTCAGGAAGACGCGGAAGCGTTTCTACATATCCAAATCGTACCAGTTCCGTCAAATTGGTCGGTAAACGCCCCAGCTGCGTCTGGAACAGTCTGACTGCTGATCGAACATCCTGAATCCCGGCTTCAGCAGCGCGTTTCCGTTCCACCCGGTTCAGCATTTCCTGATAAACGTTATCCTTGCTGTCCGAGGCAGCCCCTTTGGAACATGCCGCCAGCAACACGGCTGTTACCAGACATACCGAGCAGCCGTTCAATATCTTTGCGATGTCCCGCATCCGACAGCGTTCTCTTGTCACCCGTTTCATGGATAGCATCCTTAGCAACTGCATT
This Spartobacteria bacterium DNA region includes the following protein-coding sequences:
- the ppk2 gene encoding polyphosphate kinase 2 gives rise to the protein MGKKEKKSQNPELTAKKDKKLDKKFYEKELRKMQIELVKLQEWIKAQKLKVVVIFEGRDAAGKGGTIKRITECLNPRICRVVALGTPTEREQTQWYFQRYVNALPAAGEMILFDRSWYNRAGVEHVMGFCTDAEYSEFLRSCPEFERMIIRSGVILIKYWFSVSDEEQEKRFQARIDDPTKRWKLSPMDLKAREKWLSYSKAKDEMFSYTDIKQAPWFVVEADDKKRARLNCIHHLLSSIEYEDLTPKPIVLPPRRDEIAYVRPPISDQTFVPEIY